TGACCATCCCTTGGGCGATCGCCACCACCCACGGATGCAGGCGTGTTGCCGTGGTGGGTGATAGGGACTTCCACAGCATCCCCAACAGGACTGGCAGCACTTGCACCCCTAAGACTTGAATCGCCACGGTTAAGGGTGAGAGGGTCCAAACGCTAGCACCAAAAGTCGCGGTGTAGGCGTAGACAAACACGGGAACCGTGACGATCGCCGCGATCGCGGCACTCAGTTGAATCCGCACAGCGAGGAGATGATTGCCACCAGCTTTGGCTGCTCGGAGCTGAGCTAGGGGTGCACTGGGGCAGACCACCATTAACGCGATCGCTACTTTTGCGGGGGGTTCCAAGAACGGCACCGCCAACGCCAGCAGTCCCGCTCCGATGAGGGGCAAGAGCACACTAGTACCCAGGAGCGATCGCAAAACAAGCGCTCTTTGGGCTTGGAGTTGAATCAAGGCTTGAAAGGAGATTTGTGAGCCAAGGCTGATCATCATGGCGACGATCGAAGCCATGATCAGCAATTGAATGATTAAATCCATGTCCTCACCTTGATGAGCGATCGCCCCCAGTCACCTCTTTATCTTGTCGGGGATTGATCGGTAGAACCCTCAGAGCTGTCAAAAGAGTTCGGTTTGGTCCCCCAATCCATCCCTGAAATCACGCTTTCCTTAGGTCTTGTTCTAAAAAATGCAGGGTCAGACTGAACTTGGAGAGCTGTAGCGATGGGCAGCCATCTGTTCATGGAGGTGAGGCACACACCGGTTGGACCGCGATCGCGACCGGTAAAACGAGCCGGTATTGACCTTGGGGATAGGGTTTCGGTCACTTACTCTGGAGTGGCGAGCAGCCGAGCCGCAAAGCTATTGCGTCCATGGTCTTTGACATGACGCACGGCTTGATTCGCTACCCGGAACAATTGCTCAGGCGTGTGTTGGGGCTGTGGAATGACGGAGCCAATGCCGAAGCTGAGGGTTGGCAAGACGGGTAATTGAGTAGTGTCACTTTGAGCCAAACGCTCTTGCAGCTTCGTCACCACAGCGATCGCGCCGTCGGTATCCGTATTGGGCAAGAGCACCACAAACTCTTCACCGCCAAACCGAGCAATAAAGTCCTGCTGCTGACGGATGCCAGTCTTGAGCGTCTGAGCTACATGCTTGAGACAGCGATCGCCCTGCTCATAGCCAAAGCGATCGTTGACGGTTTTGAAGAGATCGATATCCGCCACAATCAACGACAGCCATTGCTGGTGCAACAGGGCGGTTTGCCACAGCTCCGCAAAGGTTTCATCAAAAGCGCGACGGTTAGGAATTTGGGTCAGCGGATCGGTATAGGCCAACTGATGCAGCTCAAGGTTGGCCGCTTGCACCGATCGATAGAGCTGAGCCTGCTCAATGGCTAACCCCAACTGCACTGCCACTGATTCCAGCAAATCGATCTCATCGCTGGTCCAAGCATGACGACTGCTGTAGTGCGCTAAGGCAATTAAGCCATTGGCACGATCTTGGACCGAGGTTCGCACCAACAGCAGTGATTGGGGCGACTGTACTGCGGGAGCCTTCTCTGCTGGGTACTGATCAAACGCGATCGCCTGATCCTGCTGCAGCGCTTTCTCAGCGAGAGTGTCTGGCAAGTGCCACTGAATAGGGTGATGAATGTGCTCAGGCCGGACGTAATGCGACATCGAGCAAAGGGCAACTGCCTCTGTGCAAAGACTGATGGAGCAGTGATCGATTTCCAAAGTCTCTCCCAGTTCTTGAGCGGCTAATTGGCAAATCTGATCGAGATCGAGACTACTGCGCACCAAATTACCCAGTCGTCGTTTGAAGCGAGCCAAAGTCCAGCGATGGTCTGCAAGATACAGGGCACGACGCAGCTCCAGCTCCCGAATCACTTGATGGCTCAAGGTTCGTAGCGCCAGTTGTTGGAGATCCGTCAGATGACGGGGTCGGCGATCGATCACGCAGAGCGTCCCAAGGATCTGCTGGTCATCGGTGACCAGAGGAGAACCCGCATAGAAGCGCACATAGGGTTCCTCAGTGACAAAGGGGTTATCGGCAAAGCGCGGATCGGCTTGGGCATCCTCCACGATGAAGAGGCTGTCTTGATGGATGGCATGGCCACAAAATGAGGTCGATCGCGGCCCTGACTCGGCCTCAATGCCCACTTTTGACTTAAACCACTGGCGATCGCTGTCCACCAAACTGATCAACGCGATCGGTACGTCACAAATGGCGGCAATCAGCTGGGTCAGCTCATCAAAATACTGCTCGGGCGGTGTATCCAGAATGCTGTAGCGATAGAGCGCGGCCAGCCGCTGCTCTTCAAAACGGGTGGGAATGCACTGCAGCATGAGAGGTGCTCGCCGGTTGCCAAGGGCGGGAGGGCTTCATTCAGGCAAGACAGACACTCGGGGTGATCCGGCCGCCTCATTTCAACCCTGAATTGAGCCTAGTTTCACCATCATCCTAGCGACGGTCAGGAAAGACACTTGCCTCTCTAGTTACCGACAGTGCAATCCGTTTGTGACTAACCCTGCATCCTGCGCTGAAAGGCACGGTTTGCTGGAACCGTAGTGTCACGCAGGGAGATTAGGGCAGGACTTCCAAGGTCGTCGCTAAACCCAGACTGCTGAGGGACTGTTGGAGCTGATCAGCCCGTTGGCGATCGCGAAAAATACCGGCTTGCATGCGACCCTGTCCATCGGCAAAGGCGTCGGGGACTAAGCTCGCCAAACTCTGTTGCTCAGCGCTGTTGCGCACTTGTACGAGTAGGCGATAGCGCGGACCCGATGGTGCATTCAAGCCCTGCGGGGGCGGGGGCGGGTCGCCGCTGGCAGGGTTAAACGAGCGATCGCTGAGGACGAAGCGCGGTACGCCCGGATCCTCCGGTCGACTTGTGGGGATTGGCATACTGGGCACCGCTAAGCGATCGCGGGATCCCTCAGGAACAACGAAAGGGGGCGCAGCCTCAAGCGGCTGGAGGGCACGGATCGGAGGCGGAGGTTGATCGAGCCAGGCCGCATTGGGTTGGGCCCAGCCTGGTGCTGCTGGCAGGCTGAGGAGGGCAAGGGAGAAGAGCCAACCTGGAATTCGCATCACTCAATCAACAGGGGCACTTTAAGCTACCGCATTCTGTAGACGTGACAAGCAGGCCGAGGTTTCATGTCGTAACAGACTGTCAGATCAGGTATGGCCAGATTCAGGTATGGCGCTCCTCTGCGGGGATCCTTGGGATCGGCCTTGTATGATGAAGGAACCGTTCTGACACCTCCGACTTCTATGCCCGCTGCGATCCAATTCACGCGAGGAATTGACGAGCCCGTCGTTCCTGATGTCCGTCTGACGCGATCGCGCGATGGTCAAAGCGGCACCGCTACCTTTTACTTTGATGAACCGCAGGCCCTCGTTGGTGAGGTTCGCCAAGACATCACAGGGATGTATTTGCTGGATGATGAAGGCGAACTGGCAACGCGGGAAGTCAAAGCCAAGTTTATCAATGGTCAGCCGGCAGGTCTTGAAGCGGTCTATCTAATGCGCAGCCCTGACGAGTGGGATCGCTTCATGCGCTTTATGCAGCGCTACGCAGAAGCCAACGGTTTGGGCTTCACCCAAGCATAGCCATCATCTGATGGCTGCCTTGCCCTGCTGATGAAACAACGGGTGGATGATCACATGATCGTCCACCCGTGCTTTTTGATTGAGTGTTTGTTCCTCGCGATCGCAGATCGACAAGCTCGTTGGGCGATCGCTTTTGATCTCAGTCCTAAATCGAGTAATTGAGCGGGAAAGATCGCGCCTGTTTAGGCCGCACAAAGACCTGTTGATCCGGCTCTAGTTGCAGATCCCGATAGCGATCGCGGGGAAGGTGGGCCACCAGCACCTGTCCATCCTGCAGACGAACTTCGGCTTGGACCTCCCAGCCCAAGTGGACAATGCGATCAATCCGTGCAGGCACTGTCTCGGGAATCGGGTCGATCGCGATCTCAATATCGTGGGGTCGCAGGAAGACTTCGGGATGCGGTGTATCTAGGCCACCGGCTTGGAAGATATGGGAACTGTTGGGCAAGACGTTGACCGGCCCAATAAAGCTCATCACAAACGGGGTGGCGGGGTTGTCGTAGATCTCGGCTGGCGATCCGACCTGCTCGACCTTGCCGTGGTTCATCACCACAATGCTATCGGCCACTTCCATCGCTTCTTCTTGGTCGTGGGTGACAAACACCGTCGTTACATGCACTTCGTCATGCAGCTTGCGCAGCCAGCTCCGCAGATCCTTACGAACCTTGGCATCCAAGGCACCAAACGGCTCATCCAAGAGCAACACTTGGGGCTGAACCGCCAAGGCTCGCGCCAAGGCCACCCGTTGCCGCTGCCCCCCCGACAACTGCGAGGGATAGCGATCGCCCAACCCAGTCAGCTGCACCAGTTCCAACAATTCCTCGACTCGGGCGCGGACTTTCTCCTTGGACTGTTTGCGGAGTTCTAGGCCAAAGGCAATATTTTTGCGAACGGTCAAATGCTTAAACAGCGCGTAGTGCTGGAAAACAAAGCCAATCTGGCGATCGCGCACCGATTGATCGGTGGCATCACGCCCCGTTAGGAAAATGCGACCACTATCGGGCTGCTCTAAGCCGGCAATCAACCGCAGCAAGGTGGACTTTCCTGACCCCGATGGTCCCAGCAAGGCAACCAGGCTGCCGGTTTCCACCGTCAAATCCACATCCTTGACGGCTTGAAAGTTCCCAAACTGCTTATTGACCTGACTGACTTGGATACCCACAGCTTTATCCTTCGGCACGCGCAACGCGGACTGGCAACGAGAAATCTCCGGTTTCTACAAGGAAAATCAGGAGAATTTAGTTGCACTGTATGTCTGGCATGATACACTGCGCACAGTGAAAAATCTACGGTATCCCCGAAAAAATACCGGAGATTGCTTCCTCAAATGTATTCTTGCTCCCTGTTTCGGCTGATTGCCAGCCCCATTTCTCTAAGAACCCATGAAGACTGCTTGGACTCGCCGCTCCTTCCTCCAATCTGCTGCACTGGCGACAGCCACCGTGCTCACCATCGCAGCCTGCGGCGGCAACAATCAATCCTCTTCGGGGGGTGGCAGCCAACCTGTGGAAGTCACGCTGGTTTCCTATGCAGTGACTCAAGCTGCCTACGAGCAAATCATTCCTAAGTTCGCTGCGCAGTGGAAAGAAAAAACGGGCCAGGAAGTACGCTTCAACCAGAGCTACGGCGGCTCTGGCTCTCAAACCCGTGCTGTGATTGATGGGCTCGAGGCTGACGTTGTTGCGCTGGCTTTGGAATCTGACATCAATCAGATCGAAAAGGCAGGGCTCATCAAGTCTGGCTGGCAGCAACGAGTTCCCAACAACGGAATCATCACCAATTCCGTTGTGGCCTTGGTGACCCAAGAAGGTAATCCCAAGGGCATTAAAGACTGGTCTGATTTGATTAAGCCCGATGTGCGTATCGTGACAGCGAATCCGAAAACGTCTGGTGGTGCTCGCTGGAATTTCCTCGGTGCTTGGGGCTCAGTGACCCAAACTGGTGGAACACCAGAGAAAGCGCTGGAATTCACGACAGCTCTTTATAAAAATGTGCCGATTTTGGCCAAAGATGCACGGGAATCGACTGACGTCTTCACTAAAGGCCAAGCCGACGTTTTGCTTAACTATGAAAACGAGCTGATTCTG
The sequence above is a segment of the Synechococcus elongatus PCC 11801 genome. Coding sequences within it:
- a CDS encoding bile acid:sodium symporter family protein, which codes for MDLIIQLLIMASIVAMMISLGSQISFQALIQLQAQRALVLRSLLGTSVLLPLIGAGLLALAVPFLEPPAKVAIALMVVCPSAPLAQLRAAKAGGNHLLAVRIQLSAAIAAIVTVPVFVYAYTATFGASVWTLSPLTVAIQVLGVQVLPVLLGMLWKSLSPTTATRLHPWVVAIAQGMVIVLSLLILLKVSPLIWQFFRGNGVALITMLVLIALSLGLGQRLAGRDTTHQTTVAVVTAMRNPGLALLLAHQDPSLAIPSVTIGILSYLLLTLIGVTLYQVWHHER
- a CDS encoding sensor domain-containing diguanylate cyclase gives rise to the protein MLQCIPTRFEEQRLAALYRYSILDTPPEQYFDELTQLIAAICDVPIALISLVDSDRQWFKSKVGIEAESGPRSTSFCGHAIHQDSLFIVEDAQADPRFADNPFVTEEPYVRFYAGSPLVTDDQQILGTLCVIDRRPRHLTDLQQLALRTLSHQVIRELELRRALYLADHRWTLARFKRRLGNLVRSSLDLDQICQLAAQELGETLEIDHCSISLCTEAVALCSMSHYVRPEHIHHPIQWHLPDTLAEKALQQDQAIAFDQYPAEKAPAVQSPQSLLLVRTSVQDRANGLIALAHYSSRHAWTSDEIDLLESVAVQLGLAIEQAQLYRSVQAANLELHQLAYTDPLTQIPNRRAFDETFAELWQTALLHQQWLSLIVADIDLFKTVNDRFGYEQGDRCLKHVAQTLKTGIRQQQDFIARFGGEEFVVLLPNTDTDGAIAVVTKLQERLAQSDTTQLPVLPTLSFGIGSVIPQPQHTPEQLFRVANQAVRHVKDHGRNSFAARLLATPE
- the psb28 gene encoding photosystem II reaction center protein Psb28; translated protein: MPAAIQFTRGIDEPVVPDVRLTRSRDGQSGTATFYFDEPQALVGEVRQDITGMYLLDDEGELATREVKAKFINGQPAGLEAVYLMRSPDEWDRFMRFMQRYAEANGLGFTQA
- a CDS encoding sulfate/molybdate ABC transporter ATP-binding protein, whose translation is MGIQVSQVNKQFGNFQAVKDVDLTVETGSLVALLGPSGSGKSTLLRLIAGLEQPDSGRIFLTGRDATDQSVRDRQIGFVFQHYALFKHLTVRKNIAFGLELRKQSKEKVRARVEELLELVQLTGLGDRYPSQLSGGQRQRVALARALAVQPQVLLLDEPFGALDAKVRKDLRSWLRKLHDEVHVTTVFVTHDQEEAMEVADSIVVMNHGKVEQVGSPAEIYDNPATPFVMSFIGPVNVLPNSSHIFQAGGLDTPHPEVFLRPHDIEIAIDPIPETVPARIDRIVHLGWEVQAEVRLQDGQVLVAHLPRDRYRDLQLEPDQQVFVRPKQARSFPLNYSI
- a CDS encoding sulfate ABC transporter substrate-binding protein; translated protein: MKTAWTRRSFLQSAALATATVLTIAACGGNNQSSSGGGSQPVEVTLVSYAVTQAAYEQIIPKFAAQWKEKTGQEVRFNQSYGGSGSQTRAVIDGLEADVVALALESDINQIEKAGLIKSGWQQRVPNNGIITNSVVALVTQEGNPKGIKDWSDLIKPDVRIVTANPKTSGGARWNFLGAWGSVTQTGGTPEKALEFTTALYKNVPILAKDARESTDVFTKGQADVLLNYENELILAQQKGQQVDYAIPSVNINIEGPVAVVDTYVDKRGTREVSEAFVQFLFTPEAQAEFAKVGFRPAVPEGVDPKLLEAFPKIQTWFTVADLGGWAKVQPEFFGDGGIFDKVQQAVAGR